One Myxococcota bacterium genomic window carries:
- the pilO gene encoding type 4a pilus biogenesis protein PilO, producing MAIGQNIDAQKLLQKFERMPAPMRSAVLGAIALAVIGLYMVLFFGSNQAQLRTLQTRHAKVEQDISAAKAVANNLDAFKRKREELGQQLQAALEKLPESSDLPALLTNISTLGKKSGLEIQTFKQGKKIDRGFYSEQQIELQFTGFYHDIALFFDRVASLSRIVNLTELTFDVEKDTGESPTLKVKGIAATFYFNDSSKTTPAAPAAGAAPAKGT from the coding sequence ATGGCGATCGGCCAGAACATCGACGCCCAGAAGCTGCTGCAGAAATTCGAGCGGATGCCCGCGCCCATGCGCAGCGCCGTGCTCGGCGCGATCGCGCTGGCAGTCATCGGCCTGTACATGGTGCTGTTCTTCGGTTCGAACCAGGCCCAGCTCCGCACCCTGCAGACGCGCCACGCGAAGGTCGAGCAGGACATCTCGGCCGCCAAGGCGGTCGCGAACAACCTCGACGCCTTCAAGCGCAAGCGCGAGGAGCTGGGCCAGCAGCTCCAGGCCGCGCTCGAGAAGCTGCCCGAGTCGAGTGACCTGCCCGCGCTGCTCACGAACATCTCGACGCTGGGCAAGAAGTCGGGGCTGGAGATCCAGACCTTCAAGCAGGGCAAGAAGATCGACCGCGGCTTCTACTCGGAGCAGCAGATCGAGCTGCAGTTCACCGGCTTCTACCACGACATCGCGCTGTTCTTCGATCGGGTGGCAAGTCTCTCGCGCATCGTGAACCTGACCGAGCTCACGTTCGACGTGGAAAAGGACACCGGCGAGAGCCCGACGCTCAAGGTCAAGGGCATCGCGGCGACCTTCTACTTCAATGACTCGTCGAAGACCACGCCGGCCGCACCTGCGGCGGGCGCGGCGCCGGCGAAAGGAACCTGA